A genome region from Polyodon spathula isolate WHYD16114869_AA chromosome 19, ASM1765450v1, whole genome shotgun sequence includes the following:
- the LOC121294606 gene encoding E3 SUMO-protein ligase PIAS1-like, with product MAESAELKQMVMSLRVSELQVLLGYAGRNKHGRKHELLTKALHLLKAGCSPAVQMKIKELYRRRFPNKMVTPADLSSLSVHSTRASLSSGLSTSSIPQLTYDGHTATSTLLPVSLLGPKHELDLPHLTSSLHPVHPDVKLQKLPFYDMLDELIKPTSLASDNSQRFQETCFAFALTPQQVQQISSSMDISGTKCDFTVQVQLRFCLSETSCPQEDHFPPNLCVKVNGKPCNLPGYLPPTKNGVEPKRPSRPINITSLVRLSTTVPNTIVVSWTAEIGRNYSLAVYLVKQQSSAVLLQRLRSKGIRNPDHSRALIKEKLTADPDSEIATTSLRVSLLCPLGKMRLTIACRSLTCSHLHNCFLMPHLYYIQCMKKPTWVCPVCDKKAPYEHLIIDGLFMEILNSCTDCDEIQFKEDGSWAPMRWKKEVQEVTAYNGVEGACRSTLSEHRQNLHNSMKVEVIDLTLDSSSDDEDDEPPAKRSCTSLSPASPAISKGVLNLHHQASPAPRTPSMATVDTNYIPPPPPLIQDYRHSYHTLPYELQGLDFFSFLQGDNQHYGTTLLAAAAAAASEDHDILHPSLNRFLPYSSSQMFLEQPSTPVSSALAPANGSSSSSSLVSSSSLRDNHLHPVANRNGTEPTTLYGAMPDVISLD from the exons CAAATGGTAATGAGCCTTCGTGTTTCAGAGCTCCAAGTACTGCTGGGATACGCTGGGCGAAACAAACACGGACGTAAACACGAACTCCTTACAAAAGCCCTGCACTTATTAAAAGCTGGTTGCAGCCCTGCTGTGCAAATGAAAATCAAAGAACTCTACAGACGGAGGTTTCCAAACAAAATGGTGACACCGGCGGACCTGTCCTCCCTTAGTGTCCACTCGACCAGGGCGTCCCTGTCCTCCGGCCTGTCCACCTCCAGCATCCCCCAGCTCACATACGACGGCCACACTGCCACCTCGACGCTGCTTCCTGTGTCGCTACTGGGACCCAAACATGAACTGGACCTGCcacacctcacctcctccctgCACCCTGTCCATCCTGACGTCAAGCTGCAGAAGCTGCCTTTTTACGACATGCTGGATGAACTAATCAAGCCCACCAGCCTGG ctTCAGATAATAGCCAGCGGTTTCAGGaaacatgttttgcttttgcGTTGACACCTCAACAAGTTCAGCAGATAAGCAGCTCAAT GGACATCTCGGGGACCAAATGTGACTTCACTGTTCAGGTTCAGCTAAG gttTTGTTTATCAGAAACGAGCTGTCCGCAGGAAGACCACTTTCCACCCAATCTCTGTGTGAAAGTGAATGGAAAGCCATGTAATCTTCCT GGCTACCTTCCTCCAACCAAAAATGGTGTAGAACCAAAGCGACCCAGCCGACCGATCAATATTACTTCGCTGGTGAGATTGTCCACAACAGTACCAAACACCATTGTGGTCTCGTGGACAGCTGAAATTGGAAGG AACTACTCCTTGGCAGTTTACCTTGTGAAACAGCAGTCCTCTGCAGTATTGTTACAAAGACTAAGGTCGAAAGGCATCAGGAACCCAGATCATTCCAGAGCACTGA TTAAAGAGAAGTTGACGGCTGATCCGGACAGTGAAATTGCCACCACCAGTTTGCGGGTCTCCTTGTTGTGTCCA CTTGGGAAAATGCGGTTGACAATTGCATGTCGTTCTCTGACTTGCTCTCATCTGCATAATT GCTTTTTGATGCCACATCTGTACTACATACAATGCATGAAAAAGCCAACGTGGGTGTGTCCTGTTTGTGACAAGAAGGCTCCGTATGAACATCTCATCATTGATGG GTTATTTATGGAAATTTTGAATAGCTGCACAGACTGCGATGAAATTCAGTTTAAAGAGGATGGGTCCTGGGCCCCCATGCGATGGAAGAAGGAAGTGCAAGAAGTGACAGCTTACAATGGCGTAGAAG GTGCCTGTCGAAGCACTTTGTCTGAGCACAGACAGAATTTGCACAACAGCATGAAGGTGGAGGTGATTGACCTGACGCTGGACAGCTCTTCCGATGACGAGGATGACGAGCCTCCAGCCAAGAGGAGCTGCACCTCCCTGTCCCCGGCCTCTCCGGCCATCAGCAAGGG gGTGTTAAATCTGCACCATCAGGCGTCGCCAGCCCCCAGGACGCCCAGCATGGCAACAGTAGACACCAACTacatccctcctcctcctccactaaTCCAGGACTACCGTCATTCTTACCACACATTGCCATACGAACTGCAAG gtcTTGATTTCTTCTCCTTTTTACAAGGTGACAATCAG caTTATGGCACCACCCTCCTGGCTGCAGCAGCCGCTGCTGCGTCTGAGGACCACGACATCCTGCACCCGTCTCTCAACCGCTTCCTGCCGTACAGCTCCTCTCAGATGTTCCTGGAGCAGCCCAGCACGCCTGTCAGCAGCGCTCTGGCTCCAGCtaacggcagcagcagcagcagcagcctggtgTCCTCCAGCAGCTTGAGAGACAACCACCTCCACCCCGTAGCAAACCGGAACGGCACGGAGCCCACGACGTTGTACGGCGCCATGCCAGACGTCATTTCATTGGACTGA
- the LOC121294605 gene encoding calmodulin-like protein 4 — MAKFLTQDQINEFKECFSLYDKNRKGKIVAKDLITVMRCLGTCPTFGEVDRLLQVHKIDKNGELDFSTFLTTMHTQMQQEDPKTEITEAMLMTDKKKKGYILASELRAKLTVLGEKLTDKEVDDLLKEANVGSDGIVCYEEFIAMATLPPPHY; from the exons ATG gcAAAGTTCCTTACCCAAGATCAAATTAATG AATTCAAGGAGTGTTTCTCTCTGTATGACAAGAATCGCAAGGGGAAGATTGTGGCGAAGGATCTTATCACAGTGATGCGCTGCCTGGGGACCTGCCCTACATTCGGAGAAGTGGACCGGCTGCTTCAGGTGCACAAAATAG ATAAGAACGGGGAGCTGGACTTCTCCACGTTCCTCACGACGATGCACACTCAGATGCAGCAGGAGGACCCCAAGACAGAGATCACAGAGGCCATGCTGATGACAGACAAGAAGAAGAAGGGCTACATCCTGGCATCAGAGCTGAGAGCCAAACTCACAGTGCTGGGAGAGAAACTCACCGACAAAGAAG TTGATGATCTCCTGAAAGAAGCAAACGTTGGCTCTGATGGCATTGTTTGCTATGAAGAGTTCATCGCTATGGCGACCCTCCCACCACCGCATTACTGA